DNA sequence from the Malus sylvestris chromosome 10, drMalSylv7.2, whole genome shotgun sequence genome:
aaaatccaaccaaattttttttttgtcttttgccCGCATGGGCCTGAAAAacctaaccttttttttttcacttctgCTTTCTTCATGCAGCAACCAAGTCGAGGGAAAGAAAATGGATTGCAGCCAATTGAACAACTCCAATGCAATTGCAGAAGGACTCCATATGAGTTGTGACAGATCCAACTCATAGGAATCGAGTCCGGGTACGGTGCAAGTTCAAGCACATTGTGGGTggattgacacaccccgtcccgaatgaGGGtatgatggccgtcacgtgagagtgacgtaaccatttacacagttcggatgctttaaagatacaattactaagatgaaacacccgagggtgagttctacttttgtgaattctgtcagaacaccgttggattcctcgtggccaccaaagctctgctaactcgaacctggaggggtgcaaaacaaaattgagtgggtcagtaaaacaaagtttttcgaaaacatttcatttaaaaaatttctaacccctcactgtaaaacctgtatacttttcccagaaaataacataatagtataAAATcctcatatatctcaaatcatcatTCTATATCAAAATCCAGAGATCATGCCATGCTATAAATGTCAAaacagaatatggatgcatcaataaaCAGGTGATATAATGAATCAACCAGAGACCATgtagttggtcctgtacggttaattataaagctcaacatccaaaCCAGCCGGAGTCAcaaactgtgacctgtacgacactgCCGGAGTTACCAACTGTAACATGTacgacactacactgcacataagtcgaaactacctgaagtattctgtacgacaagaatggtgtaagaatacgctctagtgcttctttcatcaatcatctgtgcacataatctaaagtcacctactagtcggaatcacctaggtgatctatacgactagcatgtcggaaccctctcatggtctgtacgacatgcacctacttggatccaaggtgagcgtgcggtgcggtgaatactataagcactaataccAGAGGTGCAGATTATGACCTCTCAACAcaatcacatcatcaatgattcacataaataacgtaaaactcacctgatactcatcTGTGTGTCCGcaacaccatttcacatatatatgcatcaattatccattcatataattcataatatgcatgcatggcattttaaaaacatattttcatttaaatccaatttctgggaaaatcgatagcatataggtaaatacaaaaaaatactgcccactcacctggagttcgccctacaactccttTAGTGTAATACATCAAGGCATCATGAcaatcggcgcctagaacaataatcaaatccaacctcagaaatcatatcgatataatatataacttatataaaacacgtcactacgcagtttgatccggaagatctgcaactcaaatttccaatccataacttccaaaggTCCACAACATACCtataggacaacatcctaaaatttcattatcatccaacggtcggatctccgtcaatttccaaaactaagtgacggttaacattctatattatgaacttacaactccaattctgaAATATCCCtaaatcggattcccgatctgtaagtttctataatcctcaaatattacgtattacaacgtgtcaaagtttggtgacgatctaacaatcggatcgtcaattcacattttcccctaaccacgaatcgaaacgaacttaggttcaattactcaatttacgtccatcaattatcaaaactgaacctagaaccttaaacacatgctaagaatgacattggcgggccattggccacgcgccgccgcacgggccgccgcgggtggcagTTGGCCGCCCTGGCTCGCCggaaaaatccaactatttcaaaaaattctcaaaaaatacagaattgaagatctcaatgattagagtaaactttatacctgaggccaaggccaatttggcctggaagagctccaatttcacccaaaccgtgaagaaccctagaaatgggtgtgtTCTAATTCGACATCCAAACGTGTTCCGACGCCTCTACCActgattgggctttgttcctgggttctaggGGAGTCTAGTGGTGGTAGCAATTTGCTGGATTACCTTCACGATCGTCAGAGTTTGCCATAGCACCCTCGGAACCCATATTTTCGTTCTACCTGAATTCAAGCTCAAATCCCATAAAATTAGGTTGGGAATGGAAGAGGAAAGGACTAGGGGATGATTGGGAATGGTTTCTTAGTCCAATTTTTTGAGAAATCCGGTGGAAAACCACCGGAAAATATGAAGGAATGGGGATGGGTGTACACGGGTCGCGGGTCGGGGAACCCGTTTCCTTCTTTCCCCCGCACGCCTCTCCCTcttttccctcctttcttctccCTCTGATTGGTCCTctactttctcttctttctggtTGGCTCaactcctccctctctcctgttccgattgggcagctttgcctttctctttcttcttcttcttctcttttcttcttcctttcccgccacatacacacacacacaaaaccttctacatctttttatttatttatttatttttctttctttcccttacatccaagccatccatttcagatttcctttaatctgggccatccaaattttaataataaaatttataaaatgcccaaacttcaaactttaaaatctttttcgttataactccaaataacGAACCGTCAGCGCCCACAcgtccgtagcgacgagtactacgaggatatgtcaagaaaataaatcttagatggcacgacacgacgattaacctcgaataatgcgcgtacctcaaagggcatttttgtaaaatattttattaaaactttaaaaattcttaaaattagggacgggctgtcacatggATGGTTCTGCAGATCCAGATGGGGTAGGCGCAGCGGAGGTGATGGCAGattccactttttttttaaaaaaaaaaaaaaaaaaaaactagaccAACGACAATCTAAACAACATACAAGACAGACAAACAACTAATGCGAATCAAGGGCAGATTAAATCCCAaaggatcaaacctgctctgatattAAGTTGAACATCAGAGTGCGGAACAaataagattacaaaataataggaattttattgaacaaactgagaatgccgaGACGActacaaaaaccctagagactacattgtgactaacttaatctcaaactaaattacaagctctatttatagagcaataaacctaagaaaccctaatgcatATGGACTATgcccaaatcctaaactaacaagcaaaacctaaatactaaaataaacctaagtactaatattttccaacaattttTTGGATCTAAGAAGCGGTTCCACGACGAAAGTAGAATTATTCCCATCCAAGAGTGTGTATACCAGCATCTTGAGTTATACCCCGTCCTTGATTTCTCTAAGAAATTATGGGAGTTTGGTTCAAGGGCAACCGACTACTGAAGTATCACGTCTGCGGAAGGCAAGAATTTAGTTTACCTCATGATGTAGCGCTAGCAGTAGCACAATGTTACCTTTCCCAACCGTTGCTAGCTAAGCTAGCTCGAGGAAGAAATCAAGGGTGTAATATTTTGTTAATGCTACTTTTTTTAGGTGTTGTTACATAGTAGCTAGTTAATTTTTTTCTGTAAGTTCCTCAATGAATTATATAGTATCTACAACACGTAAAATGGTATACCAGTGCAATTTGTATTTCCGATGCTcataaatgtgatttgaaatatggtacatttaattatttatttttcttcacaaaCGATAAGAAAGTATCTTCGCATTGCCGAGTCTTACAAAAATATTTGGGCTGGTACGATTTTGGGTTTGAGAATGATGGGCTTTGGCCTTTTACTCTGTCTTCATTGGGTCAGTGAGTTCAAGAAGTCCAACTCCTTTAAGTACTAAAACACCCTTGACTTTTTCGAGCAGGACACGGATATCCCCTCCGCATATGGTCTTTTCACTTTCGCGTTCCCGGATTGACTGAAAGGCAAACACCGTGTAGTGAAAATCCAATCGATAGAGAGGCGAGGCAGAGCAGAACAGAGAGATATACCCAAAGCGCAACCAAAGCCTGTCGTTTAGCTCTCATTCTTTGGCTGCCCGCGAAGCTCCAACAATGGCGGCAGATCTGGTGCTTGACACAGCCATCAGAGACTGGGTTCTCATCCCTCTCTCGGTGGTCATGGTTCTCATCGGCGTCCTCCGATACTTCGTCTCCAAGCTCATGCGATCCAACCAAGTCCCCGATGCCAAAATTGTCAAAGAAGGGTCTCCCTCTTAACCCTAATTGCACATGCTTATTATGCTACATGCGTTTGTATGTATTTGTGATATATTACTATGTCTGACTTTACGAAATTGCTTTTGGTTGCGAATTCAGGCAATTGATTATTAGGGCTCGGAACTTACGTGCTGCTGCTAATTTCATACCTCCAAAGTCGTTTCGTGCTCGCCGATTGTATTACAACAACGAGGTTCGCCAATAATTCTTGTTGTATTTGCTAATTAgtcgtttaattttttttctaagagCACTTAATTGACATGCTTTTGTTATCGTAAAGCTGAAAGGAGTTTTATTTTTCTGGTGTTGTTGATGAGTTAGTTTAGCATTGGGCTTATTTAATTTGGATTGGGAAGTTGAAGTTGTAATGGATAGCGAGAATTCTTCGTCTTATTTTGTTGTCGAAAACTTACAGCGTGGTTTATTTTAAGGAGCCGATGAGTATGAGGAATGTCAAGGCTTTTCACATAGAAACCCTTTGATAACATTACACTTAAAAAACACCTCAAACCCAGTACTTTAAACAAACCCACCTGACTTTGTAATGGAAGAAGGGAAGCTTCAAGAAATCTCACAGTTACGAATCAATTAGAGCATAACATGTGGATAGATTATCAGAtgaggtttttattttattttctccacttgagcttttgaagtgtttttgtataaaatttCAATGCTTTCTCTATGGTAGGAGAGTCAAAACTTTGATTCATTTATAGAAGATTCACTGAAACTAGCTTGTAGTCTGCTATTTCTTGTTGTCATTCTTTTGATACtgatttcaaacatttttcgcTATGGCAGGAAAATGGGTTGCTAATTGTTCCTAAGGGTCAGGCACAGAATCCACAAGCGCAAATGTTCTCTGATCCCAACATGGCCATGGATATGATGAAGAAAAATCTATCCATGATAATACCCCAGGTATTTCAGATTGcttgagtttttagtttttactgTAATTTGGCTTCATTTTCTCAGATATCGTAACTGATGCTTCATGATTACCTTTGTGTTGGCCAGACTCTTACTTTTGCATGGGTCAACTTTTT
Encoded proteins:
- the LOC126587448 gene encoding uncharacterized protein LOC126587448, whose amino-acid sequence is MAADLVLDTAIRDWVLIPLSVVMVLIGVLRYFVSKLMRSNQVPDAKIVKEGQLIIRARNLRAAANFIPPKSFRARRLYYNNEENGLLIVPKGQAQNPQAQMFSDPNMAMDMMKKNLSMIIPQTLTFAWVNFFFSGFVAAKIPFPLTQRFRSMLQNGIDLSTVDVSYVSSRSWYFLNLFGLRGLFSLILGEENAMDDTQKMMQMSGFGFDPSKSLGAEKDSLDIVQHDWALPKFEHRAEAVLRELAR